A region of Streptomyces sp. TG1A-60 DNA encodes the following proteins:
- a CDS encoding YbjN domain-containing protein, producing MADAASIIEQVLTEAELAWESPGPGNYVVKLPGTRKLSTTVSLIVGRHSLSLNAFVIRHPDENEAGVHRWLLERNLKLYGVSYAVDRLGDVYVTARLPLSAITPDGIDGLLGQVLEAADGAFNTLLELGFASAIRKEYAWRVSRGESTRNLDAFSHLTREPAGPSDAARPVADSDPG from the coding sequence ATGGCTGACGCAGCGTCGATCATCGAGCAGGTCCTCACCGAGGCCGAGCTGGCGTGGGAGAGCCCGGGGCCCGGGAACTACGTCGTGAAACTCCCCGGCACCCGCAAACTCTCGACGACCGTCTCACTGATCGTCGGCAGGCACTCGCTCTCCCTCAACGCCTTCGTGATCCGCCACCCCGACGAGAACGAGGCGGGTGTCCACCGCTGGCTCCTGGAACGCAACCTCAAGCTGTACGGCGTGAGTTACGCCGTCGACCGGCTCGGCGACGTCTACGTCACGGCCCGGCTGCCGCTCTCCGCCATCACCCCCGACGGGATCGACGGCCTCCTCGGCCAGGTTCTGGAAGCGGCCGACGGCGCCTTCAACACCCTCCTCGAACTGGGCTTCGCCTCCGCGATCCGCAAGGAGTACGCCTGGCGCGTGTCCCGCGGGGAGTCGACTCGCAACCTGGACGCGTTCAGCCACCTGACGCGCGAACCTGCCGGCCCGTCCGACGCCGCCCGCCCGGTCGCTGACAGCGACCCGGGGTGA
- a CDS encoding MFS transporter, translating to MPLVAARRAVRESVSGLPREFWWLWTSTLVNRLGAFVATFMALYLTLDRGYSASYAGLVASLHGLGGVVSSLAGGVMADRLGRRPTLLVAQASTAVSVALLGFVQDPVAIAAVAFLVGAASNASRPAVQAMMADIVRPEDRVRAFSLNYWAINLGFAISAMAAGFIAEVSYLAGFLIEAGMTLACAILVFVKLPESRPERTAAEKADGADEAGLGTVVRDGRFMGVVGLSFLVALIFQQGSVGLPVAMGEAGFTPADYGLAIAVNGVLIVALQIPVTRFIEHRDPGRLLVISSMLAGYGFGLTAFAGSIGVFALTVCVWTLAEIVNAPTQTGVVVRLSPVQGRGRYQGMYTMSWSVAALVAPLMSGVVIDRWGEEWLWGACAVIGTVAGAGYWALMRGMPGGQATVVTEETTVAEKETTAVERPGQGPLVSTPSAEKARTSSG from the coding sequence ATGCCACTCGTCGCCGCCAGACGTGCCGTCCGGGAATCGGTGTCAGGGCTGCCCCGTGAGTTCTGGTGGCTGTGGACCAGCACGCTCGTGAACCGGCTGGGCGCGTTCGTCGCCACGTTCATGGCGCTGTATCTGACTCTGGACCGCGGGTACTCCGCCTCGTACGCCGGGCTCGTGGCGTCGCTGCACGGTCTCGGCGGGGTCGTCTCCTCGCTCGCAGGCGGGGTCATGGCCGACAGGCTCGGGCGGCGGCCCACGCTGCTCGTCGCGCAGGCCTCGACGGCGGTGTCGGTCGCGCTGCTCGGCTTCGTACAGGATCCCGTCGCGATCGCCGCGGTCGCCTTCCTCGTCGGCGCCGCCAGTAACGCCTCCCGGCCGGCCGTACAGGCGATGATGGCGGACATCGTGCGGCCCGAGGACCGCGTCCGCGCCTTCTCCCTCAACTACTGGGCCATCAACCTCGGTTTCGCGATCTCCGCCATGGCCGCCGGGTTCATCGCCGAGGTCAGTTATCTCGCCGGGTTCCTGATCGAGGCGGGGATGACGCTGGCCTGCGCGATCCTGGTCTTCGTGAAGCTGCCGGAGTCGCGGCCGGAGCGTACGGCGGCGGAGAAGGCCGACGGTGCGGACGAGGCCGGGCTGGGCACCGTCGTGCGTGACGGGCGGTTCATGGGCGTCGTCGGGTTGTCCTTCCTCGTCGCGCTGATCTTCCAGCAGGGGTCCGTGGGGCTGCCCGTCGCGATGGGCGAGGCGGGATTCACACCGGCGGACTACGGTCTCGCCATCGCCGTCAACGGGGTGCTGATCGTCGCCCTGCAGATCCCGGTCACCCGTTTCATCGAGCACCGGGACCCGGGACGGCTCCTGGTCATCTCCTCGATGCTCGCCGGCTACGGCTTCGGCCTCACGGCGTTCGCCGGGTCGATCGGGGTCTTCGCGCTCACCGTGTGCGTCTGGACCCTCGCGGAGATCGTCAACGCGCCCACCCAGACCGGCGTCGTCGTCCGCCTCTCTCCCGTCCAGGGGCGCGGGCGCTACCAGGGCATGTACACGATGTCGTGGTCCGTCGCCGCCCTCGTCGCACCGCTCATGTCCGGCGTCGTCATCGACCGGTGGGGCGAGGAGTGGCTGTGGGGGGCGTGCGCCGTGATCGGGACCGTGGCGGGGGCGGGATACTGGGCGTTGATGCGGGGGATGCCCGGGGGGCAGGCCACCGTCGTGACGGAGGAGACCACCGTGGCGGAGAAGGAGACCACCGCCGTTGAGCGGCCTGGCCAAGGGCCTCTGGTCAGCACACCCTCAGCGGAGAAGGCCCGTACGAGTTCGGGCTGA
- a CDS encoding phosphoglyceromutase, whose amino-acid sequence MADAPYKLILLRHGESEWNEKNLFTGWVDVNLTPKGEKEATRGGELLKDAGLLPDVLHTSLQRRAIRTAQLALESADRHWIPVHRSWRLNERHYGALQGKDKAQTLAEFGEEQFMLWRRSYDTPPPPLSDDSEFSQSSDPRYATIPPELRPRTECLKDVVTRMLPYWYDGIVPDLLTGRTVLVAAHGNSLRALVKHLDNVSDTDIAGLNIPTGIPLSYELDADFKPLNPGGTYLDPEAAAAAIEAVKNQGKKK is encoded by the coding sequence ATGGCCGACGCACCGTACAAGCTGATCCTCCTCCGCCACGGCGAGAGCGAGTGGAACGAGAAGAACCTGTTCACCGGCTGGGTGGACGTCAATCTCACGCCGAAGGGAGAGAAGGAGGCGACGCGCGGCGGTGAGCTGCTGAAGGACGCCGGCCTGCTCCCGGACGTGCTCCACACCTCCCTCCAGAGGCGCGCCATCCGCACCGCGCAACTGGCCCTCGAATCCGCCGACCGCCACTGGATCCCGGTCCACCGCAGCTGGCGCCTGAACGAGCGCCACTACGGCGCCCTCCAGGGCAAGGACAAGGCGCAGACCCTCGCGGAGTTCGGCGAGGAGCAGTTCATGCTGTGGCGCCGCTCGTACGACACCCCGCCGCCCCCGCTCTCGGACGACTCGGAGTTCTCCCAGTCCTCGGACCCGCGCTACGCGACCATCCCCCCGGAGCTCCGCCCCCGCACGGAGTGCCTCAAGGACGTCGTCACCCGCATGCTCCCCTACTGGTACGACGGCATCGTCCCCGACCTCCTCACCGGCCGCACGGTCCTCGTCGCCGCCCACGGCAACTCCCTCCGCGCCCTCGTCAAGCACCTCGACAACGTCTCCGACACGGACATCGCCGGCCTCAACATCCCGACCGGCATCCCCCTGTCGTACGAGCTGGACGCCGACTTCAAGCCACTGAACCCCGGCGGCACCTACCTCGACCCCGAGGCCGCCGCAGCCGCCATCGAGGCGGTCAAGAACCAGGGCAAGAAGAAGTAA
- a CDS encoding transposase, which produces MLGVTAEQIAGWDAESSALTGSLGYLFNRPEPRVVFAQFIEGLLAELPKKNGWTLSERAGHVTADRMQWLLNGSVWDAGRLRDAVRDYVITHLGDQDASLVIDDTQAQKKGTKSVGVAFQHCGLTGDVRNCLPLRLCAAAGRSAPPGRHAERLTSTGPLPPGGVAPRYGLGLGRRAGRPVGRPARPV; this is translated from the coding sequence ATGTTGGGTGTGACGGCTGAGCAGATAGCCGGGTGGGATGCTGAATCGTCCGCGTTGACTGGTTCGTTGGGATACTTGTTCAACCGGCCGGAGCCTCGGGTGGTGTTCGCGCAGTTCATCGAGGGGCTGCTGGCGGAGCTGCCGAAGAAGAACGGCTGGACACTGTCGGAGCGTGCCGGGCATGTGACCGCGGACCGGATGCAGTGGCTGCTCAACGGGTCGGTGTGGGACGCCGGCCGGCTGCGTGACGCGGTCCGCGATTACGTCATCACGCACCTGGGCGACCAGGACGCCTCACTCGTCATCGATGACACCCAGGCTCAGAAGAAGGGCACCAAGTCGGTCGGGGTGGCCTTCCAGCACTGTGGGCTGACCGGCGATGTCCGCAACTGCCTGCCTCTCCGCCTCTGCGCAGCGGCTGGCCGCTCAGCGCCGCCGGGCCGGCACGCCGAAAGGCTCACGAGCACTGGGCCACTTCCGCCAGGCGGTGTTGCGCCCCGGTACGGCCTTGGGCTCGGGCGGCGGGCGGGGCGGCCCGTGGGCCGCCCCGCCCGGCCGGTTTAG
- a CDS encoding CU044_5270 family protein yields the protein MTKMHELRADAPTPDRARLVPGRQKLLGAAQQGSARRMRLDWRVTAAGVAATVITIAVLVTMLVGGDGPERGVQPASPDLTSATALLEQAAEVVSQQPDLHPRDGQWVYLKTAQCQYGASDAAPDAKPEVSEEWVQYDSPVREDDKDGDNEPSQRRLYRLLASLPDDPAEIRKQAADMFPMGKDTGLTGEQLETFALLATLDEAYPVHPQGMAKLYRALAADPGIEVVPHLVKDPMGHDAIAIYPDLGSKAVQRREYLLDPDTFQYQGNQSVAVRDYEEKYEDGSSAGPSHKKGEVTFCEMKTTQSLVDRDGEKP from the coding sequence ATGACCAAGATGCACGAGCTGCGCGCCGATGCGCCGACGCCGGACCGGGCGCGGCTGGTTCCCGGCCGCCAGAAGCTGCTGGGAGCAGCGCAGCAGGGCTCTGCCCGCAGGATGCGGCTGGACTGGCGCGTGACGGCTGCGGGGGTCGCCGCGACGGTGATCACCATCGCGGTGCTGGTGACCATGCTCGTCGGTGGCGATGGACCCGAGCGCGGCGTGCAGCCTGCCAGCCCCGACCTGACGTCCGCGACGGCACTCCTGGAGCAGGCGGCGGAAGTGGTGTCGCAGCAGCCGGATCTGCATCCGCGCGACGGCCAGTGGGTCTACCTGAAGACCGCGCAGTGCCAATACGGAGCGTCGGACGCGGCGCCCGATGCCAAGCCCGAGGTGAGCGAGGAGTGGGTCCAGTACGACAGCCCCGTGAGGGAGGACGACAAGGACGGCGACAACGAGCCCTCGCAGCGGCGGCTGTATCGCCTGCTCGCCTCGCTGCCGGACGACCCCGCCGAGATCCGGAAGCAGGCGGCGGACATGTTCCCCATGGGCAAGGACACCGGCTTGACGGGTGAGCAGCTCGAGACCTTCGCGCTCCTGGCGACCCTCGACGAGGCCTATCCCGTGCATCCGCAGGGGATGGCCAAGCTGTACCGGGCCCTGGCCGCGGACCCCGGGATCGAGGTGGTCCCGCACCTGGTGAAGGACCCCATGGGGCATGACGCCATCGCCATATACCCGGACCTGGGCAGCAAGGCCGTTCAGCGCCGGGAGTACCTCCTCGACCCCGACACCTTCCAGTACCAGGGGAACCAGTCGGTCGCGGTGCGCGACTACGAGGAGAAGTACGAGGACGGCTCGTCGGCTGGGCCCTCGCACAAGAAGGGCGAGGTCACATTCTGCGAGATGAAGACGACCCAGTCCCTCGTCGACCGGGACGGCGAGAAGCCCTAA
- a CDS encoding RNA polymerase sigma factor, which translates to MHSTPIARRSEGLVGDPPTDDALVIQESLERPEIFARLYDRHATEIHRYVMRRLGDSHADDITAQTFLIAFRNRARYDVARASARPWLYGIAGNLIGSHRRSEVRALRALARTGVDPVAESWSERADERVTAEASQQALAGAIAALPGKDRHVLLLVAWADFTYQECADALGVPVGTVRSRLSRARRKMRTALGADPTLVSDHNGAVTHG; encoded by the coding sequence ATGCACTCCACTCCTATTGCACGAAGAAGCGAGGGCCTCGTGGGGGATCCACCCACCGACGACGCGCTGGTCATCCAGGAATCCCTGGAGCGGCCGGAGATATTCGCCAGGCTTTACGACAGACACGCCACCGAGATCCACCGGTATGTGATGCGCCGGCTGGGCGACAGTCACGCCGACGACATCACGGCGCAGACCTTCCTCATCGCCTTCCGCAACCGCGCCCGCTACGACGTCGCGCGCGCCAGTGCCCGGCCGTGGCTCTACGGCATCGCCGGCAACCTCATCGGCAGCCACCGCCGCTCCGAAGTGCGGGCGCTGCGGGCGCTGGCCCGTACCGGCGTCGACCCGGTGGCCGAGTCCTGGTCGGAACGGGCCGACGAGCGGGTGACGGCCGAGGCCTCGCAGCAGGCGCTGGCCGGGGCGATCGCCGCCTTGCCCGGGAAGGACCGGCATGTGCTGCTGCTGGTCGCCTGGGCGGACTTCACTTACCAGGAGTGTGCCGACGCCCTCGGGGTGCCGGTCGGCACGGTCCGCTCCCGGCTGAGCCGGGCGCGGCGCAAGATGCGTACGGCGCTCGGCGCCGACCCCACCCTCGTAAGCGACCACAACGGGGCGGTAACCCATGGATGA
- a CDS encoding IS5 family transposase, whose product MQQSSVPTAGQSSSVTWECDCLAHRFGNAADNGLRQPRYPTDMTDAEWAAVRPLLPVPGWMRGRGGRPEAYCHRAALDAIRYLVDNGIKWRAMPADFPPWDRVYAFFRRWRDHGLVKEFHDRLRGQAREKAGRNAEPTAAVIDSQSVKADAVVGADSRGFDGGKLVNGRKRHVVVDTLGLLLGVMVTAADTGDRAAARVLLEQVADAHHCLAAAWLATTHGAGGPGHLAEMSSPGLRLPVTLRQTTAAGGFPSVSTASSGLSRTR is encoded by the coding sequence ATGCAGCAGTCTTCCGTGCCGACGGCCGGGCAGTCCAGCTCGGTCACCTGGGAGTGTGACTGCCTGGCTCACCGGTTCGGAAACGCCGCCGACAACGGGTTGCGGCAGCCGCGCTACCCGACGGACATGACGGACGCGGAGTGGGCGGCCGTCCGGCCGCTACTGCCGGTGCCGGGCTGGATGCGCGGTCGCGGCGGCCGGCCGGAGGCGTACTGCCACCGGGCTGCACTCGATGCGATCCGCTACCTCGTCGACAACGGCATCAAGTGGCGGGCGATGCCGGCCGACTTCCCGCCGTGGGACCGGGTATACGCGTTCTTCCGCCGCTGGCGCGACCATGGCCTGGTCAAGGAGTTCCACGACCGGCTGCGTGGGCAGGCCCGCGAGAAGGCGGGCCGCAACGCGGAGCCGACAGCCGCAGTGATCGACTCGCAGTCGGTGAAGGCGGACGCTGTTGTCGGTGCGGACAGTCGCGGGTTCGACGGCGGGAAGCTGGTCAACGGGCGCAAACGGCACGTCGTGGTCGACACTCTCGGCCTGCTGCTCGGGGTGATGGTCACCGCCGCGGACACCGGCGACCGCGCCGCCGCCCGGGTGCTGCTTGAGCAGGTGGCCGACGCGCATCACTGCCTCGCCGCCGCCTGGCTCGCGACTACGCACGGCGCAGGCGGGCCCGGCCACTTGGCGGAGATGTCGTCCCCTGGCCTCCGCCTCCCCGTCACGCTCCGACAGACAACGGCAGCGGGCGGATTCCCATCCGTGTCCACGGCATCATCTGGCCTGTCCCGGACCCGCTGA
- a CDS encoding serine protease, which translates to MHTSTGRRVAAALTTGIALTAALVAPLPAQAVMGGTESTRAYSFMGSFQPSYPAPPRPDKHGCGVEVLAPQWVLTASHCAGRNPTNAKAGVPRGWKVRVGSLDTTSGGEVAEGDHYYRLATSRDEGGFWGRDLALMHLRTPVRAKPVRIASTTPPDNTPVRIMGWGMTCDDTSNAACFPKRLREADTVVQPISMCPSAAPSGELCIGSRDGGIAASNMDSGGPALVRDGDQWTVAGVVSGPDESGKTLYSDVTKHADWINGIITGTNVPPDDLIPDMEGSVDLSGCAGSVVRTPASRPQDPALLLTNGHCVQGQWPAPGTATVDQPADREVPVADRQGYPRTTARAKRLVYATMTGTDIALYRLDKTYARLKAEGAKVFHLTSTPVRAGDPLTMASVGTRYTCTAEAVVPHLREGGYQLNNSIRYTTSDDCAPWHGDSGSALLAPDGTTVVGIHNTHNDDGEQCTDNNPCEVGPNGEVTSQQGRSYGQQVHMITDCLAKGSKLDLSRRGCTLTGATPRPDHRDDLPGDQDRRSSPQTREP; encoded by the coding sequence ATGCACACCTCGACAGGCCGAAGGGTGGCCGCCGCCCTGACGACGGGGATCGCGCTGACCGCGGCCCTTGTAGCACCCTTACCGGCGCAGGCCGTCATGGGTGGCACCGAGTCCACCCGGGCCTACTCGTTCATGGGCTCGTTCCAGCCGTCCTACCCTGCTCCGCCACGCCCGGACAAGCACGGCTGTGGGGTGGAGGTCCTCGCGCCGCAATGGGTCCTGACCGCCAGCCACTGTGCCGGCAGGAACCCGACCAACGCGAAGGCGGGTGTCCCGCGCGGCTGGAAGGTCCGGGTCGGGTCACTGGACACCACCTCCGGCGGCGAGGTCGCCGAGGGCGACCACTACTACCGGCTGGCAACCAGTCGCGACGAGGGAGGTTTCTGGGGCCGCGACCTCGCGTTGATGCACCTGCGGACCCCGGTTCGAGCCAAGCCGGTGCGGATCGCCTCGACCACACCGCCGGACAACACGCCCGTCCGCATCATGGGTTGGGGTATGACCTGCGACGACACCAGCAACGCGGCGTGTTTCCCCAAGCGGCTGCGGGAGGCCGACACCGTGGTGCAGCCGATCTCGATGTGTCCGTCAGCCGCGCCCAGCGGAGAGTTGTGCATCGGTAGCCGCGACGGCGGAATCGCCGCGTCGAACATGGACTCCGGTGGGCCTGCGCTGGTCCGCGACGGCGACCAGTGGACCGTGGCCGGTGTGGTCAGTGGCCCCGACGAAAGCGGCAAGACGCTGTACTCCGATGTCACCAAGCACGCCGACTGGATCAACGGCATCATCACGGGCACCAACGTGCCCCCCGATGATCTGATCCCGGACATGGAAGGCTCGGTGGACCTGAGCGGCTGTGCGGGCTCAGTGGTCCGCACCCCCGCCTCCCGGCCGCAGGACCCGGCGCTGTTGCTGACCAACGGTCACTGTGTGCAAGGACAGTGGCCCGCGCCCGGAACTGCGACAGTGGACCAGCCGGCCGACCGCGAGGTGCCTGTCGCCGACCGTCAGGGCTATCCGCGAACCACCGCCCGTGCGAAACGGCTCGTGTACGCGACGATGACCGGCACCGACATCGCGCTCTACCGCCTGGACAAGACCTACGCGCGGTTGAAGGCCGAAGGCGCGAAAGTCTTCCACCTCACCTCCACCCCCGTGCGCGCAGGCGACCCACTGACCATGGCGTCCGTCGGCACCCGCTACACATGCACCGCCGAGGCCGTAGTCCCACACCTGCGGGAGGGCGGCTACCAGCTGAACAACTCAATCCGCTACACCACCAGCGACGACTGCGCCCCCTGGCACGGCGACTCCGGTTCGGCGCTGCTGGCCCCCGACGGCACCACGGTCGTGGGAATCCACAACACCCACAACGACGACGGCGAACAATGCACCGACAACAACCCCTGCGAAGTGGGCCCGAACGGGGAAGTAACCTCCCAGCAGGGTCGTAGCTATGGCCAGCAGGTTCACATGATCACCGACTGCCTGGCCAAGGGATCGAAACTGGACCTGTCCCGCCGAGGCTGCACCCTCACCGGTGCCACGCCCCGTCCCGACCACCGCGACGACCTCCCCGGTGACCAGGACCGGCGCAGCAGCCCCCAGACCCGCGAACCCTGA